One part of the Actinotignum schaalii genome encodes these proteins:
- a CDS encoding ribonuclease J yields the protein MSDEVKKSVPPLRNAVRIVPLGGLGEVGRNCNVLEYQGKLVVADCGVLFPEEAQPGVDLILPNLDYLEDRLEDIAAIVLTHGHEDHIGAVPYLLKMRPDIPVIGSQLTIAFVEAKLQEHHITPHVTVVAEGDSMSIAGMEFEFIAVNHSIPDALALFIRTPEGNILITGDFKMDQLPLDGRLTDLRAFAAAGDEGVDLFMCDSTNAEIPGFVHSESEIQPVIDSVIGGATGQIVVASFASHVHRVQQVLNAAAHNGRKVAFVGRSMVRNMKIAEDLGYLDVPEGTVVDLKNMKDLPENRRIYMSTGSQGEPMAVLSRIANRSHPKVAINPGDTVLLASSLIPGNENSVFRVINGLIKLGANVIHQGNARVHVSGHAAQGELLYCYNILQPAYAMPIHGEVRHQVANAGVAVKTGVPADNVILAENGSVIDMIDGEVRLVGSVPFQNIYVDGSSVGDITESELKDRQILSNEGFIAIFAVVDTNARRIVTGPHLQARAMAEDETVFDSITPEVTRALEEAVAKGSDSYGMQQAMRRVVGRWVSRKLRRSPMIIPTVVEV from the coding sequence GTGAGTGATGAAGTGAAGAAATCTGTACCACCGCTGCGGAACGCCGTTCGTATTGTTCCCTTAGGTGGGCTCGGTGAAGTTGGCCGCAATTGCAATGTTCTTGAATACCAGGGAAAACTGGTGGTTGCTGATTGCGGCGTGCTGTTCCCCGAAGAAGCCCAGCCCGGTGTTGATCTTATTCTCCCCAATCTTGACTACTTGGAAGATCGCCTCGAGGATATTGCCGCCATCGTGCTCACCCACGGGCATGAAGACCATATCGGGGCGGTTCCCTACCTGCTGAAAATGCGCCCGGATATCCCGGTGATCGGCTCCCAATTGACCATTGCTTTCGTGGAGGCGAAGCTCCAGGAGCACCACATCACCCCGCATGTCACCGTGGTGGCCGAAGGGGATTCCATGAGTATCGCGGGCATGGAATTTGAGTTCATTGCCGTCAACCATTCCATTCCGGATGCGCTGGCCCTCTTCATCCGTACCCCGGAGGGCAATATTCTCATCACCGGTGATTTCAAGATGGACCAGCTTCCGCTGGACGGGCGCCTCACCGACCTGCGTGCTTTCGCGGCGGCCGGGGATGAAGGCGTGGACCTGTTCATGTGCGATTCCACCAACGCGGAAATCCCCGGTTTTGTGCATTCCGAATCAGAAATTCAGCCGGTGATCGATTCGGTGATCGGCGGGGCCACCGGGCAGATCGTCGTCGCGTCCTTTGCCTCGCACGTGCACCGGGTCCAGCAGGTTCTCAACGCCGCGGCCCACAACGGGCGCAAGGTCGCCTTCGTGGGTCGCTCCATGGTGCGCAATATGAAAATTGCGGAGGACCTGGGGTATTTGGACGTGCCAGAGGGCACCGTCGTCGATCTTAAAAATATGAAGGACCTGCCCGAAAATCGCCGCATCTACATGTCCACCGGCTCCCAGGGCGAACCCATGGCGGTGCTTTCCCGTATCGCGAATCGTTCCCACCCCAAGGTGGCGATTAATCCCGGGGATACGGTGCTGCTGGCCTCCTCGCTCATTCCCGGAAACGAAAATTCGGTGTTCCGGGTGATCAACGGGCTTATCAAGCTCGGCGCGAATGTTATCCACCAGGGAAATGCGCGGGTGCACGTATCCGGGCACGCCGCCCAGGGCGAATTGCTCTATTGCTACAACATTTTGCAGCCGGCTTACGCCATGCCCATTCACGGGGAGGTGCGCCACCAGGTCGCTAATGCCGGTGTCGCGGTGAAAACCGGGGTGCCTGCCGATAATGTGATTCTGGCGGAAAACGGTTCGGTTATCGATATGATCGACGGCGAAGTGCGCCTCGTCGGTTCGGTTCCTTTCCAGAATATTTACGTGGACGGTTCCTCGGTCGGGGATATTACCGAATCCGAACTCAAGGACCGCCAAATTCTCTCCAACGAAGGCTTTATTGCTATTTTCGCGGTGGTGGATACCAATGCGCGGCGCATTGTTACCGGCCCGCATCTCCAGGCACGTGCCATGGCCGAAGATGAAACCGTCTTTGACAGCATTACTCCGGAAGTCACGCGTGCCCTGGAAGAAGCCGTGGCGAAGGGCTCGGATAGCTACGGGATGCAGCAGGCCATGCGGCGCGTGGTGGGGCGCTGGGTGTCGCGCAAATTGCGCCGTTCGCCCATGATTATTCCGACCGTCGTGGAGGTGTAG
- a CDS encoding DNA translocase FtsK, with product MKFQRRVKKTEKETTAPARRPSRRTAPSANGAGTERAEGRQLTGNVRNALVATFLGLAVIVALREWFNISGVLGGVIHHATAGIFGLLSVLIPAVFLALAIRLVVPARGNEHRRVLLGVLMIVVCLAGIIHVVKQPRSPADHFADVENAGGLIGWLGGGVLEMLFSPWGAVPILVIIILWAGLYIADVSMADIAATIRDRREQRQLDAGEEIANRGHSASVPYDSPHDIDAAENTTRLPSAGRTSRRGKKSARSYLDAALSGASSEHDAAATDPASSNGGNGADGAAGAAWADGANGASGANGAQAHGATTVLPQATAGSGAAGRAASSPKKTGRTKKSGSAGETQDAAATVPDLPAPDTGAPFTRTQQLALDPSILYELPSPDLLKRGAVHPERTEANDRVVAALTQVFTDFGVDAQVVGFSRGPTVTQYEVELGPGVKVERITQLSKNIAYAVASADVRILSPIPGKSAIGIEIPNADREVVQLGDVLASDVARRDHHPLTVAVGKNVRGQFVVTNLAKMPHLLVAGATGAGKSSFINSMITSVLMRCTPDEVRMILVDPKRVELTIYAGIPHLITPIITNPKKAAEALEWVVKEMDARYDDMQSYRFKNITDFNEAIRAGTVKAHDPHRTLQPYPYLLVVVDELADMMMVAPRDVESSIQRITQLARAAGIHLVLATQRPSVDVVTGLIKANIPSRLAFMTSSLADSRTILDQGGAEKLIGQGDALFMPGGAQPIRLQGAWVDEAEIERVVEHVKTQLRPQYREDFQETVEAAGREKKQREEIGEDLDILLQAAEIVITTQFGSTSMLQRKLRIGFAKAGRMMDLLEQYEIVGPSEGSKARDVLVAPELVEDALAMLRGERESIYEDEPGQAEAGAGAAGAGMPGTGAPGGANGAATGHGADGGNAGNGANGAYVGNGAGGANGGNGAPNGANGAGAGTVPVNRYAEDPLAHDPEDTAPTWYDDDDPAGESGEDAWQLTGR from the coding sequence GTGAAGTTTCAGCGACGTGTCAAAAAAACCGAGAAAGAGACGACGGCGCCCGCGCGCCGCCCGTCCCGCCGTACCGCACCGTCCGCTAACGGTGCGGGTACGGAGCGGGCGGAGGGCCGCCAGTTGACGGGGAACGTGCGCAACGCCCTCGTCGCGACCTTCCTCGGTCTCGCGGTTATCGTGGCACTGCGCGAATGGTTCAATATTTCCGGGGTGCTCGGCGGGGTTATTCACCACGCCACCGCCGGTATCTTTGGGCTACTCTCCGTTCTTATTCCCGCAGTCTTTCTGGCCCTGGCTATCAGACTGGTGGTTCCGGCACGCGGGAACGAACACCGGCGGGTACTGCTCGGTGTATTGATGATCGTGGTGTGCCTGGCCGGCATTATTCACGTCGTGAAACAACCGCGCAGCCCGGCCGACCACTTCGCGGACGTGGAAAACGCCGGCGGCCTGATCGGCTGGCTCGGCGGGGGCGTCCTCGAGATGCTGTTCTCCCCGTGGGGCGCCGTTCCTATCCTCGTCATTATTATTTTGTGGGCGGGGCTCTATATTGCCGACGTCTCCATGGCGGATATTGCCGCCACCATTCGGGACCGGCGCGAACAGCGCCAGCTTGATGCGGGGGAGGAGATCGCCAACCGCGGGCATTCCGCATCGGTGCCCTACGATTCCCCCCACGATATTGACGCGGCGGAGAACACCACCCGGCTCCCCAGCGCCGGGCGCACGTCGCGGCGCGGCAAGAAATCCGCGCGCAGTTACTTGGATGCGGCACTGTCCGGGGCTTCTTCTGAGCACGACGCCGCCGCTACCGATCCCGCCTCCAGTAACGGCGGGAATGGCGCAGACGGGGCAGCGGGGGCCGCCTGGGCAGACGGTGCCAATGGTGCTAGTGGGGCCAATGGTGCGCAGGCCCACGGCGCCACCACGGTGCTACCGCAAGCCACGGCGGGCAGCGGGGCGGCGGGCCGGGCGGCGTCGTCGCCGAAAAAAACGGGGCGCACCAAGAAAAGCGGCAGCGCGGGAGAGACCCAGGATGCGGCGGCCACGGTGCCCGATCTTCCCGCCCCCGATACCGGCGCACCGTTCACCCGCACCCAGCAACTAGCTCTCGACCCGAGTATTTTGTATGAGCTGCCCTCCCCGGATCTGCTCAAACGCGGGGCGGTGCATCCCGAACGTACCGAGGCAAATGATCGCGTTGTTGCTGCGCTCACCCAGGTCTTCACCGATTTCGGGGTGGATGCGCAGGTGGTTGGCTTTTCACGCGGACCGACGGTCACCCAGTACGAAGTGGAACTGGGGCCGGGCGTCAAAGTCGAGCGCATCACCCAGCTCTCGAAAAATATTGCTTATGCGGTGGCAAGCGCCGATGTACGTATTCTTTCGCCCATTCCTGGCAAATCTGCGATCGGTATTGAGATTCCCAATGCGGACCGTGAAGTGGTGCAGCTAGGCGACGTCTTGGCCTCCGACGTGGCGCGCCGTGACCACCATCCCCTCACCGTGGCGGTGGGGAAGAATGTGCGCGGGCAGTTCGTGGTGACCAACCTGGCGAAAATGCCGCACCTGCTGGTGGCGGGAGCCACCGGTGCGGGGAAGTCGTCGTTCATTAACTCGATGATTACTTCGGTACTTATGCGCTGCACCCCGGACGAAGTACGGATGATCCTCGTGGATCCCAAGCGCGTGGAGCTGACGATTTACGCGGGTATTCCCCATCTCATCACACCGATTATTACCAACCCGAAGAAGGCTGCCGAAGCGCTGGAATGGGTGGTCAAGGAGATGGATGCGCGCTACGACGATATGCAGTCCTACCGCTTCAAGAACATTACCGATTTCAACGAGGCGATCCGGGCGGGCACCGTTAAGGCACATGACCCGCACCGTACCCTCCAGCCTTACCCCTACCTGCTGGTCGTGGTGGACGAATTAGCCGACATGATGATGGTGGCGCCGCGCGACGTGGAATCCTCCATCCAGCGCATCACCCAGCTGGCGCGCGCCGCCGGTATTCACCTGGTGCTCGCCACACAGCGTCCCTCCGTGGACGTGGTTACCGGCCTCATTAAAGCCAATATTCCCTCCCGCCTGGCCTTTATGACCTCCTCGCTGGCCGATTCGCGCACCATTCTCGACCAGGGTGGGGCGGAAAAGCTCATTGGGCAAGGTGACGCCCTCTTCATGCCCGGCGGTGCCCAGCCGATTCGTCTCCAGGGGGCCTGGGTGGACGAGGCGGAAATTGAGCGCGTTGTCGAGCATGTGAAAACGCAGCTGCGCCCCCAGTACCGCGAAGATTTCCAAGAAACGGTGGAGGCCGCCGGGCGCGAAAAGAAACAGCGCGAAGAAATCGGCGAGGATCTCGATATTCTGCTCCAGGCTGCGGAAATCGTGATTACCACCCAATTCGGATCCACCTCCATGCTGCAACGTAAATTGCGCATTGGTTTCGCCAAGGCGGGGCGGATGATGGATCTGCTCGAACAATACGAAATCGTGGGGCCCTCCGAAGGCTCCAAGGCCCGCGACGTACTGGTGGCGCCGGAACTGGTGGAGGATGCCCTTGCCATGCTGCGCGGAGAACGTGAATCTATTTACGAGGACGAACCGGGGCAGGCGGAAGCCGGGGCCGGGGCAGCTGGCGCCGGCATGCCGGGAACTGGAGCGCCCGGCGGGGCGAACGGCGCGGCAACGGGGCACGGTGCGGACGGCGGGAATGCCGGGAACGGTGCGAACGGCGCCTACGTTGGAAACGGGGCAGGCGGCGCGAACGGTGGTAACGGGGCGCCTAACGGTGCGAACGGTGCCGGTGCTGGCACCGTGCCCGTGAACCGCTACGCAGAAGATCCGCTGGCACACGACCCGGAGGACACCGCCCCCACCTGGTACGACGATGATGATCCCGCCGGTGAATCCGGTGAGGACGCCTGGCAGCTCACGGGGCGGTAA
- the pgsA gene encoding CDP-diacylglycerol--glycerol-3-phosphate 3-phosphatidyltransferase: MSHTNAPEASEPPLLNIANALTVARIILIPVFVWVFWEPTATRSFWAWVVFAVAAFTDRLDGQLARSRGLITNFGKLADSIADKGLIAAALIMLSLHDRLWWWVTILMIAREIFITLVRMLVVTKQVMAAGWIGKLKMFAQSIGAGILMLPWIAWLGHPGGDIFQWLGWITLGVALVLSVWSAVGYVGDAVRIARGSDHEAHS; the protein is encoded by the coding sequence ATGTCTCACACGAACGCGCCGGAGGCGAGCGAGCCGCCCCTCCTCAATATTGCCAATGCTTTGACGGTCGCGCGGATCATCCTCATCCCCGTTTTTGTCTGGGTGTTCTGGGAGCCGACCGCTACCCGCAGCTTCTGGGCATGGGTAGTTTTTGCCGTCGCCGCGTTCACTGACCGCCTCGACGGGCAGCTGGCGCGTTCGCGCGGTCTGATTACTAACTTCGGGAAGCTCGCTGATTCCATCGCCGATAAAGGACTCATCGCGGCGGCGCTCATTATGCTCTCGCTCCATGACCGGCTGTGGTGGTGGGTCACCATCCTCATGATCGCCCGTGAAATTTTCATCACGCTGGTGCGGATGCTCGTGGTGACCAAACAGGTCATGGCGGCCGGATGGATCGGCAAACTCAAAATGTTTGCCCAGTCCATCGGCGCCGGCATCCTCATGCTGCCGTGGATCGCTTGGCTCGGGCACCCGGGCGGAGACATTTTCCAATGGCTCGGGTGGATCACCCTCGGGGTGGCACTTGTGCTTTCGGTATGGTCCGCCGTCGGATACGTCGGCGACGCGGTGCGGATCGCTCGCGGTAGCGACCACGAGGCGCATTCATGA
- a CDS encoding CinA family protein codes for MTTAQSSGAADLAALTESCVRHLRERGLSLACAESLTGGLLTAQFVTIPGVSAVLRGGVVSYATDLKASILGVSSERLASHGPVDREVALQMARGVCDVAGADIGMATTGVAGPGPHDGHPAGTVWIAVSTRSGAHLARELHIAGGRSDVRSGAVRGAVELLDAFLHDGATDQCANSAVS; via the coding sequence ATGACGACGGCGCAGTCAAGTGGCGCCGCGGACCTCGCCGCGCTCACGGAATCTTGCGTGAGGCACTTGCGGGAACGCGGCCTCAGCCTCGCCTGCGCGGAATCCCTCACCGGCGGGCTACTCACCGCACAATTCGTCACCATTCCCGGAGTTTCCGCGGTGCTGCGCGGGGGAGTGGTCAGCTATGCCACCGACCTCAAAGCCAGCATCCTCGGAGTGTCCAGCGAGCGTTTGGCCAGTCACGGGCCGGTAGACCGGGAAGTCGCGCTCCAGATGGCCCGGGGCGTATGCGACGTCGCCGGAGCGGATATCGGCATGGCCACCACCGGGGTAGCCGGGCCCGGCCCGCATGATGGACACCCGGCGGGAACCGTGTGGATCGCGGTGAGCACGCGGAGCGGGGCGCACCTGGCGCGCGAACTCCATATTGCCGGGGGCCGGAGTGACGTACGGAGCGGGGCGGTGCGCGGCGCCGTCGAACTTCTTGACGCGTTTTTGCACGACGGCGCAACCGATCAGTGCGCCAATTCGGCTGTGTCCTGA
- a CDS encoding helix-turn-helix domain-containing protein: protein MTIDTRTGVTRKNDFVVRPEQRQPALLREEIGEVLRAYRQRQGRTLREVSSDARVSLGYLSEVERGQKEASSELLASICRALNVPMSHVLRLVADRIDLVEGRIPAHLRVPESPAELMRGELSTTK from the coding sequence ATGACAATTGATACCCGTACCGGCGTAACCCGGAAGAATGATTTCGTAGTGCGTCCTGAACAGCGCCAACCCGCTCTCCTTCGCGAAGAGATTGGCGAGGTTTTGCGGGCCTACCGGCAGCGGCAAGGGCGTACCCTGCGGGAAGTTTCCTCCGATGCACGTGTTTCCCTCGGATACCTCTCCGAAGTTGAACGCGGTCAGAAAGAAGCTTCCTCGGAACTCCTCGCCTCGATTTGTCGGGCGCTCAACGTGCCCATGAGTCACGTGCTGCGCTTGGTTGCTGATCGGATTGACCTGGTTGAAGGTCGTATCCCGGCCCACCTGCGCGTGCCGGAAAGCCCGGCGGAACTCATGCGCGGGGAACTTTCCACTACGAAGTAA
- a CDS encoding DUF3046 domain-containing protein translates to MRESEFWLNIDRAFPHGRGRSAAQDLILSALGDRSPVQALEAGEDPQRIWDAVCETMGFPDYYHYLHRLSSEDFAARE, encoded by the coding sequence GTGCGTGAATCTGAATTTTGGCTCAATATTGATCGTGCTTTCCCGCACGGGCGCGGGAGAAGTGCAGCCCAAGATCTTATTCTTTCCGCCCTGGGGGACCGCAGCCCGGTCCAAGCCCTCGAAGCGGGGGAAGATCCGCAGCGGATCTGGGATGCCGTGTGCGAGACGATGGGGTTCCCGGATTACTACCATTACCTCCACCGGCTCAGCTCGGAAGATTTCGCGGCCCGCGAGTAG
- the recA gene encoding recombinase RecA translates to MAAAKASARTKTVGRPAVDDRKQAIDTALAQIDKQFGKGSVMRLGDHVRPRVEVIPTGSIALDIALGIGGLPRGRVVEIYGPESSGKTTVALHAVASAQRNGGIAAFIDAEHALDPIYARALGVDTDSLIVSQPDTGEQGLEIADMLIRSGAIDIIVIDSVAALVPKAEIEGDMGDSHVGLQARLMSQALRKMTGALSASGTTAIFINQLREKIGVMFGNPETTTGGKALKFYASVRMDVRRIETLKNGSEPVGNRCRVKIVKNKMAPPFKQAEFDLIYGEGISREGSLLDVGVELNIIRKAGAWFTYESDQLGQGKEKARQFLMDNPDLRDEIEDKILRKAGLREDPEEAEASETEAKAGADGATAGAGGAKQAASAKNTGNAAETVEF, encoded by the coding sequence ATGGCCGCAGCTAAAGCTAGTGCCCGCACCAAAACGGTCGGGCGCCCCGCAGTGGATGATCGCAAACAAGCAATTGATACCGCTCTGGCGCAAATTGATAAGCAATTCGGTAAGGGCTCCGTGATGCGGCTGGGTGACCATGTCCGTCCGCGGGTGGAAGTCATTCCTACCGGGTCTATTGCCCTGGATATTGCTCTCGGCATTGGCGGCTTGCCGCGCGGGCGCGTGGTAGAGATTTACGGCCCGGAATCTTCGGGTAAAACCACGGTTGCGCTTCACGCTGTTGCCAGTGCGCAGCGCAATGGCGGGATTGCCGCGTTTATTGACGCAGAACACGCACTTGATCCGATCTACGCGCGGGCTTTGGGCGTTGATACTGATTCGCTGATTGTCTCCCAGCCGGATACCGGGGAACAGGGCTTGGAAATTGCCGATATGCTCATTCGCTCCGGCGCGATTGACATCATCGTCATCGATTCCGTGGCCGCCCTCGTTCCCAAGGCCGAAATTGAAGGCGATATGGGTGATTCCCACGTTGGTTTGCAGGCACGCCTCATGAGCCAAGCGCTGCGGAAAATGACCGGTGCGCTCTCCGCCTCGGGCACCACCGCCATTTTCATTAACCAGCTGCGTGAAAAAATCGGGGTGATGTTTGGCAACCCGGAAACCACCACCGGCGGAAAGGCCCTCAAGTTCTATGCCTCGGTGCGCATGGACGTGCGGCGCATTGAGACCCTCAAAAACGGTAGTGAACCCGTGGGGAACCGCTGCCGCGTCAAGATCGTCAAGAATAAGATGGCACCGCCTTTCAAGCAGGCGGAATTTGACCTCATCTACGGTGAGGGCATTTCCCGGGAGGGAAGCCTCCTCGATGTTGGGGTGGAACTGAATATCATCCGCAAGGCCGGTGCTTGGTTCACGTATGAGAGTGACCAATTAGGCCAGGGTAAAGAAAAGGCTCGCCAATTCCTCATGGATAATCCGGATTTGCGCGATGAAATTGAAGATAAAATTCTCCGCAAGGCCGGCCTGCGTGAGGACCCGGAGGAAGCTGAAGCAAGCGAAACTGAAGCTAAGGCCGGAGCTGATGGCGCCACCGCGGGAGCTGGCGGTGCCAAGCAGGCCGCATCGGCGAAAAACACCGGGAACGCCGCGGAAACCGTTGAATTCTAA
- a CDS encoding regulatory protein RecX, which translates to MSEEEHLHRARDIVYRQLGMMDRSRYQLSQALHTRQVPEAVAERVLHEFEAAGYIDDAKFARTLTAARRRDKNASRRAIAAELRRKGVGANIIEEVLADIEPEAELDSAVVLALKKLRSASGKPETLAQRTYAMLARRGFTAEQCAQALRQARAVLLEERAAEELAAEELAAEEHAAELTDDTQYGYATDEAVAG; encoded by the coding sequence TTGAGTGAAGAAGAACACCTGCACCGGGCTCGGGATATTGTTTATCGCCAGCTTGGAATGATGGATCGTTCCCGCTATCAGCTCAGCCAGGCGCTTCACACCCGCCAGGTGCCGGAAGCCGTGGCTGAACGGGTACTTCACGAATTCGAGGCGGCCGGCTATATTGACGATGCCAAGTTTGCGCGCACGCTTACCGCGGCCCGCCGGCGTGATAAGAACGCCTCTCGGCGTGCTATCGCAGCGGAACTTCGCCGCAAAGGCGTAGGCGCAAATATCATCGAGGAAGTGCTTGCTGATATCGAACCGGAAGCGGAACTCGATTCGGCGGTGGTGCTTGCTCTCAAGAAGCTACGCAGCGCCTCCGGGAAACCGGAAACGCTCGCCCAACGCACCTACGCCATGCTGGCTCGGCGCGGCTTCACCGCCGAACAATGCGCCCAGGCGCTCCGCCAAGCCAGAGCGGTGCTCCTAGAAGAACGCGCCGCGGAAGAACTTGCCGCGGAGGAACTCGCCGCGGAAGAACACGCCGCGGAGCTAACTGATGATACTCAGTACGGTTACGCAACAGATGAGGCGGTGGCCGGGTGA